A region of the Sarcophilus harrisii chromosome 3, mSarHar1.11, whole genome shotgun sequence genome:
TTCATTGATATTTTAGGGGtgagcaatgagatcaaccaaatcatttccaatggagcagtaatgaattgaaccagctatgcccagagaaagaactctgggagatgattaaaaaccattacattgaattcccaatccctatatttatgcccacctgcatttttgatttccttcacaagctaattgtacaatatttcagagtctgattctttttgtacagcaaaataatgttttggtcatgtatacttattgtgtatctaatttatattttaatatattttaacatctactggtcatcctgccatctgagggagggggtgggggataaaaagtgaaaaattggaacaagaggtttggcaattgttaatgctataaagttacccatacatataaactgtaaataaaaggctattaaaaaaaaaaaaaaaaaaagctattttaggGGTGGCTCTGATCTCCTTCAGGAAATTTCAGACtgattcaattggagatcttggtctgataatcagctcaaactgccccCCAACCCCCAGACCAGGATTTGCTGATAAAACTGGGCTCTATTTACACACTCTTTGTAAATCTCCTCATTAGGAATTTGCCCTTTAAGAGAATTCCTTCTTAGTGAACAACAAAACTTCCTTTTGCCACATATTTTGATTCCCGAATTTCCCTAATTtgaattcttttgcatttggacCTGCATCTTTGCACAGAGGGGATCTCTCCCCCTTATTCCCACACTTCATCACTGCCAATGTAAGTGAACTTCTCTATCATTCAAAACTTCACTGTTTGCTATAATCAATAGTTCTGCATATGGGAAGTGTGGTGCTGATGGAGCACCTGTTTTATCTTAGTGTTAATTGTTCTGGGGTGTTAAGATCAAATAGAAACAGGACCATTTAACCATATAAGCATTTCTGCAGGCTGCAtaacttagaaaaatatattaatattatctctattttattgtatttttattttgttaaatatttcccaattatatttaatcTGTTTCCAGCCACACTATGAAGTGTTGTACATATTTGATACCTCTGGTGTAATGGCTAGAGTACTAacctcagagccaggaagacctgatcCAAAGCTCATCTCTGGCACATCCTGCCTTTGTGACACAGGGCAATTTCTCAATGCTCTGGACAGCTCTTTAAGACTGTAAATGGCACAGAATGGAGGACCTGCATTGGAATCTCTCAAGCAGGAACTCCTCATGGCGAAGATTTCAAAGTCCTGATCTTCAttcctatgtatatatacacacacaggcCATTTCTGTCTCAGGCTTGTCTTTGTAtgcctagcacttagcataagaCAGACAATAAATATTGTTTGCCTGCTAGGTTCTTTCAGCCAGTCCTTAAATAGCATCATCTCCAAGTCTGGGGCCATCCGGTTTGTCTTCTTGTGGCCACACTATATGGCTTATCAAAGCTGCTCCTGAAATACCCAGAacttggttggttggttggttgtcaTGCTTTCCTCTTgtagaggaccaaaatgacatcactaaatTAGAGTTGAGTGACAGGCTGTCcgactggctgatcagaccaatataagctcGGAATGTTCTGCCACAAGGTGAatacaaatagtccatgtgaacatggactctaactttgcatatctcacatttctttgagCTAAATTCTGCTTCACTCATAGAGCATGGCACCTTCCCTAATTGAAGGCATACTATACCGGgcaatcctgtgccagtgtctctcatgtcatacaaccaattttaaagttcttgagagactttgagagtgtccttatattgctttttctgaccacctgtTAAGTGCTTGCCCAGgttgagttctccataaaaatctttttgtttgGCAAACAATGTGGTCAGCCCAACAGAGTTATGTTCTCTGCAGTAGAGATTGAATCCTTGGTACTTCAGAGAATGGCATTTTATCCTGtaaggtgatcttcagaatcttccaaagacaattcaaatggaaatgattcagtcTTCATGGCGTACTGTCCAAGTTTCATAGATATAcagcaatgaggtcagcacaactcTGTAGAACTTCAATTTGGGAATCAGTCTAATACCTTTTCTCACCCACACTTTCTTTCAGAAGCTCCCCAACACTGAGCTAGCTGCAGTAATGTGTGTGTcaatccctggaaagtatactccCAATGTAAGTGAACTTATCTATCACATTCAAAACTTCTCTGCTCTAATCAATAGTTCTACATATGGCAAGTGTAGTACTGACTGATGGAGCACCAGTTTTATCTTAAGTGttaattgttagaccaaaattagcacaagaagCAGAGAATCCAGACATAATTTGTAGCACTTCAGTTTCAAAGGTTACATCCAatacacaatcatctgcaaacaaaaagtcaAGCACCAACACTCCTTCCACTTTAATCTTGGCTTGTAGATTTTTCAATTTAAGGACTAAACATAGTATACTTTGGCATAAAAACTTGGTCATAAGACACAAGACTCTCATCTCCCTCCATCAAACTAGACACCATGCTTCTTATTTATAAGATCTTAGCATTTTTGGCTGTCATCGCTAAATGAGAGTGAATTTATAAACGAAAACTCTtaagtttttttcaaaatgaactATTGtctaattcagagtctgattctttttgtacagcaaaataatgttttggtcatgtatacttattgtgtatctaagttatattttaatatatttaacatctactggtcatcctgccctctaggggagggggtgggggggggtaagaggtgaaaaattggaacaagaggtttggcaattgttaatgctgtaaagttacctatgtatatatcctgtaaataaaaggctattaaaaaaaaaaaaaaaagaactattgtcaagttccttgagggaaagagctgtttcagttttgtctttgtatctatcCTCAGCACCTGGCAGACTAGATGTTAATAAAAGCTGACTAATCAATTCAACCAAAATTTTATTGTGCCTAGTGCGTGAACTCACAAAAGCGTTTCCGTGAACACCTCCTACACAACTCTCTAAGATACAGTAgcagaacacagaatgttagttTCCCCTTGATGGAGATGCAAATTGAGAGCGGGGTTCTTACAGCTAATACTACAGGAAACTTTATAGTCAAACTTGATTGATGAGTTCTGCTGaacaaaattttcccttcctttttaaattttggctACAATGGATGGCTCAGTAACATAAATACGATGACTTGAAAGAGATGAGCAAAAATTTAAATCTTCATCCATTCTCAATAATAATAAGCTGCAAAGGCCATAATTCAAATCTTCATTGACTCCAAAGCCACTGAACCATCGCTGCCTCTCAACTCGACCCTGTCAAATACTTGGCCGCAATTCAGGAACACTCCGCCTACAACTTTCCCGAAGCTACCAGCGACCGACGTCAGTCTGGCCTAGCACGGCCCGGTCTCGCTAAAGCTCCGCAAGCTGCTAGCGATCGCCGCTGCCCGGGCTGGACAAGCCCGGCCTGGTCAGGCGAGATCGGGGCTGAGCGAGTCCGGCTCCCCGGGACCCTCGCCCAGCCCCCGCGGCAGGCACCTCGTAAAAGCGGCGGGTACTTAAGAGAATGACAAGCGTGAGTTTACACACCCAAaaccctcccctctcccttctagATCCAGCACGATCCTATTCTCTCAGTCTAAAGGACAAATCAGGGTAGGGCTAGTCCCTCAGCAAAGGCGGAGCCTGTCCCGGAGGGGAAATCACCTGAGAGCTTTAGCCCAGTCGCTCTGAATCCTCATAGGCGCCGCCATCTTGTCCCcgcccctttccctttccttcctttctttgccgGAAGTGGAGCCTCATGAGCCGGATGCGGAAATTCAGAAGGAGATCCGGGAGGATAAGCAGGCCGGAAGGAGggtgggaaaagaaggaggggggaaaaaggaaaggaggagggggtaAGAAGAGgctagggggaaggaaggaaggaggaagggagaaaaggaggaagggaaaggaatggaaaatggTGGAGAGGGGCGGGGCAAGGGCCGGAAATCAGCCAATGGTAGAGCAGCTCTGGCGCGAGCTCCGCGGGCACTTGGATCTGGACTAGGAAGGCGCGGAGGAAGACGCAGGCGCGAGGTCGCGCGCGGCACGTAGGCGCGGGGGCGAGCCCGTTCTCGTTCGGTAGGTGAGCGCTTGCGCGCCGCTGTGCCCAGAccctggggaagggggagaggagcgAGGTTGTCGGGGCGGAGGTGGGTTGCGGCTGAGATTGGGGCGTAGCTGAACGTTCTTGGGGCCCTGCCCCCTTCCGAGCCCGCCTTGTTCAGGAAGCCTCCCCCCTGCCCTGTGCTCTGCAGGCCGTTGGTCATTGaaaccaccccctcccctactgCGGGCCCGTTCAGAGGGAGCCCTTCATAAATGCTGTTCGGTTAGAGCCGAACCTCGTTTTATAAAAGATAAGGCCCTACGGCTCCGAACGGGAATGAGCCCCCGGGGTCCCGACTCCCGGCCACGAGGGAGCAAAGCGGCCCGCACCGAGCAAGGCCTGGAGTCGGAGCGGGGCGGCCCTGGGCAAGTCGCCCCTGCTTCCGTTTCCGCCTTACCCCGCTGCTTCCCAGGGCTGTTTGCAAAGCGCCTGGCGCGTCGGCGGTTTTGTGTGTGGGCGTGTGTACATGAGTCTGCATGTTAAGTCTGCGTGGTTACAGGCGGATACATGCtgtaataattatattgaaaaaggaaaaagccgTACCCCTGGCAGAACCAGAGAAGCCTGCTCAAGCGTCGCCCTAGGAAAGCGGAGACGCAGGAGCGGTGTGTGCAACTTAACGGGGgacgtggggggggggggggcagctttCCGCTTAATCCCAAAATGGGAGCCACCCTGCAGTGGAACAGCCTGCCCCGCATTCCCAGGCACTGGGAAGGGTTCCAGCAGAAAATGAATGGCTGCGTGAGACTGTGGAGGTAATTTTTGCCTTAGGAAATAGGTTGCTCTGGATGCCTAGTGAAGCTGGAACATGAGCCCGACAAATCTGTTTAGTCTAATCCCCTTATTTTTGCTTGAGGTCACTCACCTCTTCAGTAAAATGGTTGTCAAGCAGTTTCTGTAGACAAAGGAAATGGTGCTAAGTGGtagaggtaaaaaaaagaaaaatgataatccTACCTCTCAAGGAATTAATAAGCTTGGGGTTCAGTAGAGGGGAATGATAAGGTACAGAGTACAAAGTACAATGTGAGATACAGACAAAGCGTCCCAGGAAAATTGGAGATGGAAGTTTGGAGAGGAAGGATTCtcaatgggaaaagaaagggaaggagcaaacattttattatgtacctactatgtgccagataccatgctaagtattttacaatattgcttctttttttcattttttaaattctttttattgttaagctttttaaatttcaaaagatttgcattgataatttttcaacattaactcttgcaaaaccctgtttcaattttttcccctcttctccctattccctcccctagatggcaaataaaattaagtccaatataagcatacatatttatacaattatcttgccgcacaagaaaaatcagatcaaaaagggaaaaactgagaaagaaaataaaatgcaaacaaacaacaaaaagagtgagaatgctatgtgatctacactcagttcccacagtattCTCTCTAGATGGCTCTTTTGATTACAGTATTGTTTCACAagcctcacaacatccctgggaggtaattgctattattagccccattttacagttgaggaaatgaaatGGAGGCAGATAGGTGTTAAGTAACTATTAAGTGATTAGTTCGGATTTGAACTccattctttctgacttcaagccccCACAGTCTTTCCCCTCTGCCACGCAGCTGCTTCATAATGGTAAGAATTATGAGACTACATTTCTGTCATAGAAAGCTGAACAGTACAGGGGCAGGAAAAAGCAGGTTAGAGATCAATTAAGCAACAAACTAATTAAAGGCTTGCTATGTACTAGGCTTTGCcctacaaagaagggcaaaactTGAACATAGAGTATATCCAGGGGAGGAATGTCCAATAATGAtgaaaagataggttggagcAAGATTGTGAAGGGCCTTAAGTGCTAGgcaaaggagtttgtattttctccttgaggAAATAATTTGAACAGCAAATCGACATGATCAGTCCTGTGCCTTAGGAAGTTTCTTTTGGCAGCTTCatgaaagataaattggaagaGACTAGAAGCTAGGAAACCATTTAACAACTATTATGATGATTCAGGTAAAAGATAATGAGAGCCTCAACTAAGAGAGGGGACAAAAGTGGACAAATGCAAGAGTTGTGGAGAGATGTGCTCTATAGGTTTTAATATCTGATtggagatgagggagaaggaactCAGAAATGACACACCACATTGGAACCTAAATGGATGAATGGTGTGATATCTACAGAGAGAAACTGGCAAGTTGaccagatttagaaagaaaaatgatgagttCCATCTTGAATGTTTTGTGGGACATGTAATAGATATCTAGCAGGTGACTGAAGACATGGAGGCATTGAAATTGAAGGGATAGAGTAGGGCCAGATGTATCAATATGAGAattatttgcaaagaaaaaaaattgaatccatTGAGCAGGGATCTTCAgcgggataaaaaagaaaacaagggtaAGGATGGAGTCTTAGAACATTCCCACATTTAGGGGGCTACAATTAAGGACCATGAAGTATCTCCTCAGGGAAAGGGACTAAGAAGTGATTAGACAGGTTAgacttgcaggggtcctcaaactttttaaatagggggccaattcactgtctgtcagactgttggaggaccggactatagtaaaaacaaaatttgtgggcctttaaataaagaaacttcaaagccctgggtgagggggatttAGGAGAAGTATTGAAGGCTGTAGAATAGTCAGTACAAATGCAGAGGAGGGATGATGAGCTGAAACTCATTATGAGGTTTCCTGAGTCTCAGTCCAAGATTGAAAAACAGTGTGGGATGAggaatagatttgaattcatgaaatccgggtttttaatttgctttttcacTTAATATATCTGAAACTTTGAACAAGTTACCTCTCTAAACCTTGAGTTTCCACCCTAGTAAATTGAGCATAAAAATCCATTCTCCACCCATATCACCACACTATTTTGAAATAACATTTGGGACTTCACAAACTTGAAATGCTTTATAAGTTATTGTTATTCTCCTTGGAGAATGTTTCTCTCCAGACAGTAAGTGAAGCAGTCAATGTACTTATGGGAATGGTACCCATGGTGCCAGGTATCAACATAGAGGAAACAGTCCTGGGCTGGAAGCCCAGGAAGCTCCGCCCCTGATTCACTCAATAAACTTGGCTCTCTTTCCCTGTATGAGCATCACAACTTACCCATCTCTAATATTGTTTTCCTGAatcctaaggtcctttccagttggAACAGTTTCTTACTCATCCAAGGCTCAGTTAGCAACATGTCATCTGCTGCCCCTCGGGGTCACAACTGGACGCGTTCTCAGTCAACTGCAGATGAAAACAGTGAGGACCCTGTGGATCAGATGATCTCACGCACAGGTTGCATAGCCTTTCACCATGCTGTGCAGGATTGTATGGCCCAGCACCAAGACTGGAGGAAGTGCCAGGCCCAAGTTAAGGCCTTCAAAGAGTGCATGAGCCAGTACCAGAAGAACAGGCTAGAAGAGCTGCAAAGGAGACAGAAGCAGATGCCCACTGATGGCTGAGACACCCAGAAAACTAGCCTGAGGAAGGCTAAATACCCACCTAACTCAGGATGACACTCGGGAGCTGGGGAACTAAGAACATATGGAAGATGCTCCTGTAGAGGAGACAACTCAGAACAGTCAATTCAATGCAAATTTGCCAATGTTTATTAAGCAGATACTGGGTTAGAATCCACTGCTTAATCCAAGGTTGcagggaagagaaatgaggaggGGAAAATGTGCTAAAGAAACTTCTTTAAGGCCTCTACCCAAGGTTTTGTTCCTGTGCCTAGGACTATATTGATTCCTTGGAAATTTAAACGAAAAATAAATTCATGACCTAAAATGTCAGTTTTACtgtttcttttcaaatatgaaaaatagaaaatgggaaGATTATAAATTCCATGTTTCATTCATTCTATTTAAAACAGGTAATTAAGTCAGATTGTTTGCTCTCGTATTGTTCAAGCACAAATAAGGAAAATTCATAATATTCCATGAAAATTGCAGAGAACGTAAAACAAGCAATATCTATTAtctatggaagaaaaaattgttGCTGACAACAAAATGGAGaatagggaaggcttcctggtaAGGGAAATATTAGAATGGATTTTAAATAATAGGTACATTTGAAGAGTGTGAGGGGGAGGTAATCCAACCACAGAAtcttacaaagaaagaaacacatttgtaggaattaaatgatttgcccaaaatgaaaacagatttgaacccaggttctgaATCTAAATGCTGGGTTTCCATGATTGCATGGTGgctttttaaagataaggacaACAGTTGGATAAAAGTATATGTGGGCAAGTACAGGCCATGGTGAAGAAGGCAGAAAATTATCCAGTTAGGGTGGATTTTGGAGTTTGTGAAGTGGATTAACATGAGATAAGCCCAGAAAAACAGATTTGTACCTGATTAGAGGACCTAGAAATAGCCAGATAAAGCTTTTTGAACATTAGTCAGGTAAGGGGGTGCCACTGATGGGTTTTGATCATATCCAACCAATGCCTCAATTTATTCTCCTCTCACTTGACACTAAATCATCTATCCACTAGCTTCTTATTCCCACCATTAATTGaaactgttctttttctttaacttttaggttatatatgtgcattcattttttacatatttccagaTGAGTtatgttgagagaaaaatcagaacaaaagggaaaaacaatgagaaagggggaaaaaaggtgaaaatactatgctttaatccacattcagtctccatagttctctctttggatatagatggcattttctgtccaaaatttattggaattgccttggattattgaattgttgagaagagccaagtgtATCAGAGTGGATCATCATAAAGATTTGCTGTTGCTACAGtggtttttctggttctgctcactttactcagcatcagtttatgtaagtccaggcttttctgaaatcattctgtttgaTGATCTCTTAAATGCTAAATCTAATGGCTAGAACTTTTGATCCATTTGAAACTTTTTCCCTTCAGGATTTTTCCAATAGTTCTCCTACCTGATATCACTCAGTCGCCTTTATGGGTTCCTCATTCATGTTGAAAGGGATCCGCAACCTTGAAAATCTCCAACTCTGCCTCACTAGGGACCTCACctgagggaaaaaagataaacagcttcattctgttatctaggtggagTTGGTTCAATCTTGAGCTAAAAGAATTtcaaccctattcaattaaagaaactcattcaattctactcaaattccagctcaagctgaaactcAGTTTGTAGATAGAGCCAACTTGGAACTCTACCCACTGTCCCTTCGGTTTGTAGCCCAaaactcctattataaaagagccaatctaaaatcctctctttgccgaggttctaaacatgccatgctatgccaaggaagcctctacccactggaataatattcttttccagtgctaccctctctttatcctcatctatttccctaatgagactttatgcctctcagGATTTCTAATCTTACTTCCCTATAATAATCCTTTAATCCCTATGATAATccttttttatcaatctaggttttccggtttgtaaattcctttatagagAATCTCTGCctccagaagggagtccccaaaactccttatccttgtgctgaatcccaagggggGTACAGGGGAGCCAGATATCtgcatttggttccctgaaccctgaacctacCATTAgactttatcatttaactccctgaccatcagaaaccctaatctcattttggttccctactAAAGGGAACCTCAAAATgtaaacctcatcatattttttgGTTCCCGTACTGGGAGCCCTGAAAACTAGACTTCACATCATCAATGTCATACCcattaaataggaattttatgTTCTGTCTCCTATGGGGATATTATCAGCTCCATTGATTCAATTATCTCAATGCAAGTGCTgctcacatatatttatacagccCTAATGTTTCTTGAACTCCAGTCTCATATCTGGCCTATCTTAAACTGCCTATAggtatcttaaactcaatatatctaaAACGGAACACATCTTTCCCCTCAAACTCTCCCCCTTCAGACTTCCCTATTCATTATGCAGAATCACAAGGTCTTCACCTATCTTGCATTCCTGCACATAGCCAGTCTGCTGCCAAatcttatttctgctttttcataTACATCCCATCCCCTTCATCAATTCATGAAATCTTCATCACTTCAAAATTATTATATGTAGACAAAATTCAGTTATTACAATTATCTTCTagtaatcaattctgatggatatggctcttttcaacaaggtgattcaggccagttccaatgaaagtgtgatggagagagctatctgcacccagagaaaagactaAGTGTGGATTAttacaacatactattttcactttttgttgttgtttgcttgatttttattttctttctcatttttttcccctttttagtctgatttttcttgtgcagcaaaataattggaaatatgtatagaagaattgcacatatttaacatagattacttgctgtctgggggagaagATGGGtagaagggacagagaaa
Encoded here:
- the LOC100922553 gene encoding cytochrome c oxidase assembly factor 4 homolog, mitochondrial isoform X1 translates to MTSVLSSWNSFLLIQGSVSNMSSAAPRGHNWTRSQSTADENSEDPVDQMISRTGCIAFHHAVQDCMAQHQDWRKCQAQVKAFKECMSQYQKNRLEELQRRQKQMPTDG
- the LOC100922553 gene encoding cytochrome c oxidase assembly factor 4 homolog, mitochondrial isoform X2 encodes the protein MSSAAPRGHNWTRSQSTADENSEDPVDQMISRTGCIAFHHAVQDCMAQHQDWRKCQAQVKAFKECMSQYQKNRLEELQRRQKQMPTDG